Proteins co-encoded in one Malus sylvestris chromosome 9, drMalSylv7.2, whole genome shotgun sequence genomic window:
- the LOC126582369 gene encoding pentatricopeptide repeat-containing protein At3g22150, chloroplastic-like isoform X3, whose product MASSALPLPLSTPSPTAQTTTPTAPDHLSSPILLLPKLKTPTIRSRLSKLCQEGQPHLARQLFDTLPRPSTVLWNTIIIGFICNNMPNESLLFYSQMKSASPGTKADPYTYSSTLKACADTRNFKMGKALHCHVIRCLPNPSRIVCNSLLNMYSACYNDFHYSQYDLVRRVFDTMRKRNVVAWNTLVSWYVKTERYAEAVKQFRMMMGMRITPSAVSFVNVFPALSAMGDYKNANVLHGMLLRLGGEYVTDLFVVSSAIFMYAELGCLEYARKIFDHCSERNTEIWNTMIGAYVQNNRPIEAIDLFFQAVNSELAILDEVTFLSVLTACSQMQQLELAGQLHAFIIKHLRLMPVILLNATIVMYSRCNSVDMSFKIFHKMPERDVVSWNTMISAFVQNGLDDEALMLVYEMQKQRFMIDSVTVTALLSASSNLRNPDIGKQTHAYLIRHDIQFEGMESYLIDMYAKSGSVRIAERVFKKDYSRDRDQATWNSMIAGYTQNGLSEEAFFVFRQMLEQNLIPNAVTLASVLPACNIVGNIDMGKQLHGFSIRHYLDQNVFVGSALIDMYSKCGAVTYAENVFAGSHEKNSVTYTTMILGYGQHGMGERALSLFHSMQKSGIAPDAITFVAVLSACSYAGLVNEGLSIYDSMKREYNIKPLTAHYCCIADMLGRVGRMVEAYEFVKGLGEEGDAMEIWGSLLGACRIHKHFELGKTVAGKLLELEAANGKTGYHVLLSNMYAEEGKWENVDNVRKQMREKGLRKETGCSWIDISGFLNSSATPLQDHNKNYPSMENCPSYGA is encoded by the exons ATGGCCTCCTCtgctcttcctcttcctctctccacACCCTCCCCCACCGCTCAAACCACCACACCCACCGCCCCGGACCACCTCTCCTCCCCAATCCTCCTCCTCCCAAAGCTCAAAACCCCCACCATCCGCTCCCGCCTCAGCAAACTCTGCCAGGAAGGCCAACCCCACCTTGCCCGCCAACTGTTCGACACTTTGCCTCGCCCCTCCACCGTGCTCTGGAACACCATCATCATTGGATTCATCTGCAACAACATGCCCAATGAAAGCCTCTTGTTCTACTCCCAGATGAAATCCGCCTCTCCCGGCACCAAGGCCGACCCTTACACTTACTCTTCTACCCTCAAAGCCTGCGCGGACACGCGCAATTTCAAGATGGGTAAAGCCCTGCATTGCCATGTTATTCGGTGTCTTCCGAATCCCAGTAGGATTGTGTGCAATTCGCTTTTGAATATGTACTCTGCTTGTTATAATGACTTTCATTATTCACAGTACGATTTAGTGCGTAGGGTGTTTGATACGATGCGCAAGAGGAATGTGGTTGCTTGGAATACGCTGGTTTCTTGGTATGTTAAAACGGAAAGATATGCAGAAGCAGTGAAGCAGTTTAGGATGATGATGGGAATGAGAATAACACCGAGTGCTGTCAGTTTTGTCAATGTTTTCCCTGCGCTTTCCGCTATGGGAGACTATAAGAACGCGAATGTTCTACACGGTATGCTTCTTAGGTTGGGTGGGGAATATGTGACTGACTTGTTTGTTGTGAGCTCGGCAATATTTATGTATGCCGAGCTTGGTTGCCTTGAATATGCTAGGAAGATTTTTGACCATTGTTCGGAGAGAAATACAGAGATTTGGAACACTATGATCGGTGCATATGTTCAAAACAACCGTCCTATTGAAGCGATCGACCTCTTCTTTCAAGCTGTAAACTCAGAACTGGCTATTCTTGATGAGGTGACTTTCCTATCAGTTTTAACTGCATGTTCACAGATGCAACAGTTGGAATTAGCTGGACAGCTGCATGCTTTTATCATCAAGCATTTGAGATTGATGCCCGTTATTTTACTCAATGCGACTATCGTAATGTATTCAAGGTGCAATTCTGTTGACATGTCATTCAAAATTTTTCATAAGATGCCTGAGAGGGATGTTGTTTCATGGAATACGATGATTTCTGCATTCGTGCAAAATGGTTTAGATGATGAAGCTTTGATGCTTGTTTATGAGATGCAAAAGCAAAGGTTCATGATTGATTCGGTAACTGTAACTGCTCTACTTTCGGCTTCATCAAATCTTAGAAATCCAGATATTGGAAAGCAGACTCATGCTTATCTTATTAGGCATGACATACAATTTGAGGGGATGGAGAGTTATCTCATCGATATGTATGCTAAATCTGGCTCAGTAAGGATCGCAGAACGGGTTTTCAAAAAAGACTACAGCCGTGATAGAGATCAGGCTACTTGGAATTCTATGATTGCTGGGTACACACAGAATGGGCTATCTGAAGAAGCTTTCTTTGTCTTTAGGCAGATGCTTGAGCAAAATCTAATCCCAAATGCTGTGACCTTAGCATCGGTTCTCCCAGCTTGTAATATAGTGGGAAACATAGATATGGGTAAGCAACTCCATGGGTTCTCTATCCGCCACTACCTTGACCAAAACGTCTTCGTGGGATCTGCTCTAATTGACATGTATTCCAAATGTGGTGCAGTCACTTATGCTGAAAATGTTTTCGCTGGATCCCATGAGAAGAACTCTGTCACATATACCACAATGATACTGGGCTACGGTCAGCATGGAATGGGTGAGAGAGCTCTCTCTTTGTTTCACTCAATGCAGAAATCTGGCATTGCACCTGATGCCATAACCTTTGTTGCAGTCTTGTCTGCCTGCAGTTATGCTGGTTTGGTTAACGAAGGTCTTTCGATATATGATTCAATGAAAAGGGAATACAATATTAAACCACTAACGGCACACTATTGCTGTATAGCAGACATGTTAGGGAGGGTTGGGAGAATGGTTGAAGCCTACGAGTTTGTCAAAGGGTTGGGCGAAGAGGGTGATGCGATGGAAATTTGGGGCTCACTTCTTGGGGCGTGCAGAATTCATAAACATTTTGAATTGGGAAAGACTGTTGCTGGGAAATTGCTTGAACTAGAGGCAGCAAATGGCAAAACGGGCTACCATGTTTTACTCTCAAATATGTATGCCGAGGAAGGCAAGTGGGAAAACGTGGATAATGTGAGGAAACAAATGAGGGAAAAAGGTTTGAGGAAGGAGACTGGATGTAGTTGGATTGATATTAGCGGTTTTTTGAACT CATCCGCAACTCCTTTGCAGGATCATAACAAGAACTATCCATCCATGGAAAACTGCCCTTCAT ATGGCGCTTAA
- the LOC126582369 gene encoding pentatricopeptide repeat-containing protein At3g22150, chloroplastic-like isoform X2 → MASSALPLPLSTPSPTAQTTTPTAPDHLSSPILLLPKLKTPTIRSRLSKLCQEGQPHLARQLFDTLPRPSTVLWNTIIIGFICNNMPNESLLFYSQMKSASPGTKADPYTYSSTLKACADTRNFKMGKALHCHVIRCLPNPSRIVCNSLLNMYSACYNDFHYSQYDLVRRVFDTMRKRNVVAWNTLVSWYVKTERYAEAVKQFRMMMGMRITPSAVSFVNVFPALSAMGDYKNANVLHGMLLRLGGEYVTDLFVVSSAIFMYAELGCLEYARKIFDHCSERNTEIWNTMIGAYVQNNRPIEAIDLFFQAVNSELAILDEVTFLSVLTACSQMQQLELAGQLHAFIIKHLRLMPVILLNATIVMYSRCNSVDMSFKIFHKMPERDVVSWNTMISAFVQNGLDDEALMLVYEMQKQRFMIDSVTVTALLSASSNLRNPDIGKQTHAYLIRHDIQFEGMESYLIDMYAKSGSVRIAERVFKKDYSRDRDQATWNSMIAGYTQNGLSEEAFFVFRQMLEQNLIPNAVTLASVLPACNIVGNIDMGKQLHGFSIRHYLDQNVFVGSALIDMYSKCGAVTYAENVFAGSHEKNSVTYTTMILGYGQHGMGERALSLFHSMQKSGIAPDAITFVAVLSACSYAGLVNEGLSIYDSMKREYNIKPLTAHYCCIADMLGRVGRMVEAYEFVKGLGEEGDAMEIWGSLLGACRIHKHFELGKTVAGKLLELEAANGKTGYHVLLSNMYAEEGKWENVDNVRKQMREKGLRKETGCSWIDISGFLNSSATPLQDHNKNYPSMENCPSSGIYFLANLAFGAGQQLSKLYSF, encoded by the exons ATGGCCTCCTCtgctcttcctcttcctctctccacACCCTCCCCCACCGCTCAAACCACCACACCCACCGCCCCGGACCACCTCTCCTCCCCAATCCTCCTCCTCCCAAAGCTCAAAACCCCCACCATCCGCTCCCGCCTCAGCAAACTCTGCCAGGAAGGCCAACCCCACCTTGCCCGCCAACTGTTCGACACTTTGCCTCGCCCCTCCACCGTGCTCTGGAACACCATCATCATTGGATTCATCTGCAACAACATGCCCAATGAAAGCCTCTTGTTCTACTCCCAGATGAAATCCGCCTCTCCCGGCACCAAGGCCGACCCTTACACTTACTCTTCTACCCTCAAAGCCTGCGCGGACACGCGCAATTTCAAGATGGGTAAAGCCCTGCATTGCCATGTTATTCGGTGTCTTCCGAATCCCAGTAGGATTGTGTGCAATTCGCTTTTGAATATGTACTCTGCTTGTTATAATGACTTTCATTATTCACAGTACGATTTAGTGCGTAGGGTGTTTGATACGATGCGCAAGAGGAATGTGGTTGCTTGGAATACGCTGGTTTCTTGGTATGTTAAAACGGAAAGATATGCAGAAGCAGTGAAGCAGTTTAGGATGATGATGGGAATGAGAATAACACCGAGTGCTGTCAGTTTTGTCAATGTTTTCCCTGCGCTTTCCGCTATGGGAGACTATAAGAACGCGAATGTTCTACACGGTATGCTTCTTAGGTTGGGTGGGGAATATGTGACTGACTTGTTTGTTGTGAGCTCGGCAATATTTATGTATGCCGAGCTTGGTTGCCTTGAATATGCTAGGAAGATTTTTGACCATTGTTCGGAGAGAAATACAGAGATTTGGAACACTATGATCGGTGCATATGTTCAAAACAACCGTCCTATTGAAGCGATCGACCTCTTCTTTCAAGCTGTAAACTCAGAACTGGCTATTCTTGATGAGGTGACTTTCCTATCAGTTTTAACTGCATGTTCACAGATGCAACAGTTGGAATTAGCTGGACAGCTGCATGCTTTTATCATCAAGCATTTGAGATTGATGCCCGTTATTTTACTCAATGCGACTATCGTAATGTATTCAAGGTGCAATTCTGTTGACATGTCATTCAAAATTTTTCATAAGATGCCTGAGAGGGATGTTGTTTCATGGAATACGATGATTTCTGCATTCGTGCAAAATGGTTTAGATGATGAAGCTTTGATGCTTGTTTATGAGATGCAAAAGCAAAGGTTCATGATTGATTCGGTAACTGTAACTGCTCTACTTTCGGCTTCATCAAATCTTAGAAATCCAGATATTGGAAAGCAGACTCATGCTTATCTTATTAGGCATGACATACAATTTGAGGGGATGGAGAGTTATCTCATCGATATGTATGCTAAATCTGGCTCAGTAAGGATCGCAGAACGGGTTTTCAAAAAAGACTACAGCCGTGATAGAGATCAGGCTACTTGGAATTCTATGATTGCTGGGTACACACAGAATGGGCTATCTGAAGAAGCTTTCTTTGTCTTTAGGCAGATGCTTGAGCAAAATCTAATCCCAAATGCTGTGACCTTAGCATCGGTTCTCCCAGCTTGTAATATAGTGGGAAACATAGATATGGGTAAGCAACTCCATGGGTTCTCTATCCGCCACTACCTTGACCAAAACGTCTTCGTGGGATCTGCTCTAATTGACATGTATTCCAAATGTGGTGCAGTCACTTATGCTGAAAATGTTTTCGCTGGATCCCATGAGAAGAACTCTGTCACATATACCACAATGATACTGGGCTACGGTCAGCATGGAATGGGTGAGAGAGCTCTCTCTTTGTTTCACTCAATGCAGAAATCTGGCATTGCACCTGATGCCATAACCTTTGTTGCAGTCTTGTCTGCCTGCAGTTATGCTGGTTTGGTTAACGAAGGTCTTTCGATATATGATTCAATGAAAAGGGAATACAATATTAAACCACTAACGGCACACTATTGCTGTATAGCAGACATGTTAGGGAGGGTTGGGAGAATGGTTGAAGCCTACGAGTTTGTCAAAGGGTTGGGCGAAGAGGGTGATGCGATGGAAATTTGGGGCTCACTTCTTGGGGCGTGCAGAATTCATAAACATTTTGAATTGGGAAAGACTGTTGCTGGGAAATTGCTTGAACTAGAGGCAGCAAATGGCAAAACGGGCTACCATGTTTTACTCTCAAATATGTATGCCGAGGAAGGCAAGTGGGAAAACGTGGATAATGTGAGGAAACAAATGAGGGAAAAAGGTTTGAGGAAGGAGACTGGATGTAGTTGGATTGATATTAGCGGTTTTTTGAACT CATCCGCAACTCCTTTGCAGGATCATAACAAGAACTATCCATCCATGGAAAACTGCCCTTCAT CTGGAATCTACTTTCTTGCTAATTTAGCTTTTGGTGCGGGTCAGCAGTTGTCTAAGTTATATTCTTTTTAG
- the LOC126582369 gene encoding pentatricopeptide repeat-containing protein At3g22150, chloroplastic-like isoform X1, which produces MASSALPLPLSTPSPTAQTTTPTAPDHLSSPILLLPKLKTPTIRSRLSKLCQEGQPHLARQLFDTLPRPSTVLWNTIIIGFICNNMPNESLLFYSQMKSASPGTKADPYTYSSTLKACADTRNFKMGKALHCHVIRCLPNPSRIVCNSLLNMYSACYNDFHYSQYDLVRRVFDTMRKRNVVAWNTLVSWYVKTERYAEAVKQFRMMMGMRITPSAVSFVNVFPALSAMGDYKNANVLHGMLLRLGGEYVTDLFVVSSAIFMYAELGCLEYARKIFDHCSERNTEIWNTMIGAYVQNNRPIEAIDLFFQAVNSELAILDEVTFLSVLTACSQMQQLELAGQLHAFIIKHLRLMPVILLNATIVMYSRCNSVDMSFKIFHKMPERDVVSWNTMISAFVQNGLDDEALMLVYEMQKQRFMIDSVTVTALLSASSNLRNPDIGKQTHAYLIRHDIQFEGMESYLIDMYAKSGSVRIAERVFKKDYSRDRDQATWNSMIAGYTQNGLSEEAFFVFRQMLEQNLIPNAVTLASVLPACNIVGNIDMGKQLHGFSIRHYLDQNVFVGSALIDMYSKCGAVTYAENVFAGSHEKNSVTYTTMILGYGQHGMGERALSLFHSMQKSGIAPDAITFVAVLSACSYAGLVNEGLSIYDSMKREYNIKPLTAHYCCIADMLGRVGRMVEAYEFVKGLGEEGDAMEIWGSLLGACRIHKHFELGKTVAGKLLELEAANGKTGYHVLLSNMYAEEGKWENVDNVRKQMREKGLRKETGCSWIDISGFLNCFTSRDQNHPQGDEIYDILEELTVKMKDTGYRPSLNSSLDAILEPYD; this is translated from the coding sequence ATGGCCTCCTCtgctcttcctcttcctctctccacACCCTCCCCCACCGCTCAAACCACCACACCCACCGCCCCGGACCACCTCTCCTCCCCAATCCTCCTCCTCCCAAAGCTCAAAACCCCCACCATCCGCTCCCGCCTCAGCAAACTCTGCCAGGAAGGCCAACCCCACCTTGCCCGCCAACTGTTCGACACTTTGCCTCGCCCCTCCACCGTGCTCTGGAACACCATCATCATTGGATTCATCTGCAACAACATGCCCAATGAAAGCCTCTTGTTCTACTCCCAGATGAAATCCGCCTCTCCCGGCACCAAGGCCGACCCTTACACTTACTCTTCTACCCTCAAAGCCTGCGCGGACACGCGCAATTTCAAGATGGGTAAAGCCCTGCATTGCCATGTTATTCGGTGTCTTCCGAATCCCAGTAGGATTGTGTGCAATTCGCTTTTGAATATGTACTCTGCTTGTTATAATGACTTTCATTATTCACAGTACGATTTAGTGCGTAGGGTGTTTGATACGATGCGCAAGAGGAATGTGGTTGCTTGGAATACGCTGGTTTCTTGGTATGTTAAAACGGAAAGATATGCAGAAGCAGTGAAGCAGTTTAGGATGATGATGGGAATGAGAATAACACCGAGTGCTGTCAGTTTTGTCAATGTTTTCCCTGCGCTTTCCGCTATGGGAGACTATAAGAACGCGAATGTTCTACACGGTATGCTTCTTAGGTTGGGTGGGGAATATGTGACTGACTTGTTTGTTGTGAGCTCGGCAATATTTATGTATGCCGAGCTTGGTTGCCTTGAATATGCTAGGAAGATTTTTGACCATTGTTCGGAGAGAAATACAGAGATTTGGAACACTATGATCGGTGCATATGTTCAAAACAACCGTCCTATTGAAGCGATCGACCTCTTCTTTCAAGCTGTAAACTCAGAACTGGCTATTCTTGATGAGGTGACTTTCCTATCAGTTTTAACTGCATGTTCACAGATGCAACAGTTGGAATTAGCTGGACAGCTGCATGCTTTTATCATCAAGCATTTGAGATTGATGCCCGTTATTTTACTCAATGCGACTATCGTAATGTATTCAAGGTGCAATTCTGTTGACATGTCATTCAAAATTTTTCATAAGATGCCTGAGAGGGATGTTGTTTCATGGAATACGATGATTTCTGCATTCGTGCAAAATGGTTTAGATGATGAAGCTTTGATGCTTGTTTATGAGATGCAAAAGCAAAGGTTCATGATTGATTCGGTAACTGTAACTGCTCTACTTTCGGCTTCATCAAATCTTAGAAATCCAGATATTGGAAAGCAGACTCATGCTTATCTTATTAGGCATGACATACAATTTGAGGGGATGGAGAGTTATCTCATCGATATGTATGCTAAATCTGGCTCAGTAAGGATCGCAGAACGGGTTTTCAAAAAAGACTACAGCCGTGATAGAGATCAGGCTACTTGGAATTCTATGATTGCTGGGTACACACAGAATGGGCTATCTGAAGAAGCTTTCTTTGTCTTTAGGCAGATGCTTGAGCAAAATCTAATCCCAAATGCTGTGACCTTAGCATCGGTTCTCCCAGCTTGTAATATAGTGGGAAACATAGATATGGGTAAGCAACTCCATGGGTTCTCTATCCGCCACTACCTTGACCAAAACGTCTTCGTGGGATCTGCTCTAATTGACATGTATTCCAAATGTGGTGCAGTCACTTATGCTGAAAATGTTTTCGCTGGATCCCATGAGAAGAACTCTGTCACATATACCACAATGATACTGGGCTACGGTCAGCATGGAATGGGTGAGAGAGCTCTCTCTTTGTTTCACTCAATGCAGAAATCTGGCATTGCACCTGATGCCATAACCTTTGTTGCAGTCTTGTCTGCCTGCAGTTATGCTGGTTTGGTTAACGAAGGTCTTTCGATATATGATTCAATGAAAAGGGAATACAATATTAAACCACTAACGGCACACTATTGCTGTATAGCAGACATGTTAGGGAGGGTTGGGAGAATGGTTGAAGCCTACGAGTTTGTCAAAGGGTTGGGCGAAGAGGGTGATGCGATGGAAATTTGGGGCTCACTTCTTGGGGCGTGCAGAATTCATAAACATTTTGAATTGGGAAAGACTGTTGCTGGGAAATTGCTTGAACTAGAGGCAGCAAATGGCAAAACGGGCTACCATGTTTTACTCTCAAATATGTATGCCGAGGAAGGCAAGTGGGAAAACGTGGATAATGTGAGGAAACAAATGAGGGAAAAAGGTTTGAGGAAGGAGACTGGATGTAGTTGGATTGATATTAGCGGTTTTTTGAACTGTTTCACATCTAGGGACCAAAACCATCCTCAGGGTGATGAGATATATGATATATTGGAGGAATTGACTGTGAAGATGAAAGATACTGGTTATAGGCCATCTCTCAATTCTTCCTTAGATGCAATCTTGGAACCTTATGACTGA
- the LOC126582375 gene encoding anthocyanidin 3-O-glucosyltransferase 2-like isoform X2 translates to MNRSELVFVPTPTVGHLVSTIEFSKRLLDCCDKFSVTILVMESAFESSTTLISNPSTTQSLAASHAHIKIVDLPSVHRPLEILQQSVEKYLTVFIENYKCHVRDAIANHVLPNSSVSGLVVDMFCTSMIDVAYELKVPSYLFFTSGAGFLGLLLHLPGRYDRLGMVFKPSDPESVVPSYANPVPANVLPSFAYEDTGYSCFANHARRFKETKGIIVNTFFELESHAVSSLLDCETEIPPVYTVGPLIGEHHVKPSDRAKFGKIMTWLDDQPPKSVVFLCFGSSGSFDEAQLREIAVGLEKSGKKFLWSVRKAPPKGQLVTPGEYSNYEKFLPQGFLERTKDVGILCGWAPQVEVLAHKATGGFVSHCGWNSISESLWHGVPIVTWPLYAEQQINAFQMVKDLGLAVELRLDYRTDGGNHFVVADEIEKAVRCVMDGDGAVRKRVEEMSEVCRKAVGDGGSSSTSFQHLIKVMLARLDNKEE, encoded by the exons ATGAACAGATCAGAGCTGGTGTTTGTTCCGACACCGACGGTTGGTCATCTTGTATCAACCATAGAGTTTTCGAAACGATTACTCGACTGTTGTGACAAATTCTCTGTCACAATCCTTGTCATGGAATCAGCATTTGAATCCTCCACTACTTTGATCTCAAACCCTAGCACTACTCAATCACTTGCAGCCTCCCATGCCCACATAAAAATCGTAGACCTTCCCAGTGTGCACCGCCCACTCGAGATTCTTCAACAATCTGTGGAGAAATACCTCACCGTTTTCATAGAGAACTACAAGTGTCACGTAAGAGACGCAATAGCCAACCATGTTCTGCCCAACTCCTCCGTTTCTGGTTTGGTTGTTGATATGTTCTGCACCTCCATGATTGACGTAGCCTATGAGCTCAAGGTTCCATCTTATCTGTTTTTCACTTCCGGGGCTGGTTTTCTAGGGCTTCTTCTCCACCTTCCCGGACGCTATGACCGACTTGGCATGGTGTTCAAACCATCGGACCCTGAGTCGGTCGTGCCGAGTTATGCCAATCCAGTTCCTGCAAATGTGCTTCCTTCGTTTGCTTACGAGGACACCGGGTACAGTTGCTTTGCAAACCACGCGAGGAGGTTCAAGGAAACCAAGGGTATAATCGTCAACACGTTTTTTGAGCTGGAGTCCCATGCGGTTAGCTCACTTTTGGATTGTGAGACTGAGATCCCTCCTGTTTACACGGTGGGACCCCTTATTGGTGAGCATCATGTGAAACCGTCGGATCGGGCCAAATTTGGAAAGATCATGACGTGGCTTGATGATCAGCCTCCGAAATCAGTGGTGTTCCTCTGCTTTGGGAGCTCTGGAAGTTTTGATGAGGCCCAACTGAGAGAGATTGCAGTTGGATTAGAAAAGAGTGGTAAGAAATTCTTGTGGTCCGTAAGGAAAGCCCCACCTAAGGGCCAGCTTGTAACGCCAG GTGAGTactcaaattatgagaagtttttGCCTCAAGGATTCTTGGAGAGGACCAAAGATGTTGGTATTTTGTGTGGTTGGGCCCCACAAGTGGAGGTCCTGGCCCACAAAGCGACCGGAGGGTTCGTGTCGCACTGTGGATGGAACTCCATATCAGAGAGCTTGTGGCATGGTGTGCCTATTGTGACATGGCCTCTGTATGCAGAGCAGCAGATTAATGCCTTTCAGATGGTGAAGGATTTGGGGTTGGCCGTGGAGCTGAGATTGGACTACAGAACAGACGGTGGTAATCATTTTGTGGTGGCAGATGAGATTGAGAAGGCTGTGAGGTGTGTGATGGACGGTGATGGTGCGGTGAGGAAGAGGGTTGAGGAGATGAGTGAAGTGTGTAGGAAGGCTGTTGGCGATGGTGGATCTTCCTCTACTTCGTTTCAACATTTGATTAAGGTTATGTTGGCACGCCTTGACAATAAGGAGGAATGA
- the LOC126582375 gene encoding UDP-glycosyltransferase 71K3-like isoform X1, with the protein MNRSELVFVPTPTVGHLVSTIEFSKRLLDCCDKFSVTILVMESAFESSTTLISNPSTTQSLAASHAHIKIVDLPSVHRPLEILQQSVEKYLTVFIENYKCHVRDAIANHVLPNSSVSGLVVDMFCTSMIDVAYELKVPSYLFFTSGAGFLGLLLHLPGRYDRLGMVFKPSDPESVVPSYANPVPANVLPSFAYEDTGYSCFANHARRFKETKGIIVNTFFELESHAVSSLLDCETEIPPVYTVGPLIGEHHVKPSDRAKFGKIMTWLDDQPPKSVVFLCFGSSGSFDEAQLREIAVGLEKSGKKFLWSVRKAPPKGQLVTPGLKNVMTGEYSNYEKFLPQGFLERTKDVGILCGWAPQVEVLAHKATGGFVSHCGWNSISESLWHGVPIVTWPLYAEQQINAFQMVKDLGLAVELRLDYRTDGGNHFVVADEIEKAVRCVMDGDGAVRKRVEEMSEVCRKAVGDGGSSSTSFQHLIKVMLARLDNKEE; encoded by the exons ATGAACAGATCAGAGCTGGTGTTTGTTCCGACACCGACGGTTGGTCATCTTGTATCAACCATAGAGTTTTCGAAACGATTACTCGACTGTTGTGACAAATTCTCTGTCACAATCCTTGTCATGGAATCAGCATTTGAATCCTCCACTACTTTGATCTCAAACCCTAGCACTACTCAATCACTTGCAGCCTCCCATGCCCACATAAAAATCGTAGACCTTCCCAGTGTGCACCGCCCACTCGAGATTCTTCAACAATCTGTGGAGAAATACCTCACCGTTTTCATAGAGAACTACAAGTGTCACGTAAGAGACGCAATAGCCAACCATGTTCTGCCCAACTCCTCCGTTTCTGGTTTGGTTGTTGATATGTTCTGCACCTCCATGATTGACGTAGCCTATGAGCTCAAGGTTCCATCTTATCTGTTTTTCACTTCCGGGGCTGGTTTTCTAGGGCTTCTTCTCCACCTTCCCGGACGCTATGACCGACTTGGCATGGTGTTCAAACCATCGGACCCTGAGTCGGTCGTGCCGAGTTATGCCAATCCAGTTCCTGCAAATGTGCTTCCTTCGTTTGCTTACGAGGACACCGGGTACAGTTGCTTTGCAAACCACGCGAGGAGGTTCAAGGAAACCAAGGGTATAATCGTCAACACGTTTTTTGAGCTGGAGTCCCATGCGGTTAGCTCACTTTTGGATTGTGAGACTGAGATCCCTCCTGTTTACACGGTGGGACCCCTTATTGGTGAGCATCATGTGAAACCGTCGGATCGGGCCAAATTTGGAAAGATCATGACGTGGCTTGATGATCAGCCTCCGAAATCAGTGGTGTTCCTCTGCTTTGGGAGCTCTGGAAGTTTTGATGAGGCCCAACTGAGAGAGATTGCAGTTGGATTAGAAAAGAGTGGTAAGAAATTCTTGTGGTCCGTAAGGAAAGCCCCACCTAAGGGCCAGCTTGTAACGCCAG GCTTAAAAAATGTAATGACAGGTGAGTactcaaattatgagaagtttttGCCTCAAGGATTCTTGGAGAGGACCAAAGATGTTGGTATTTTGTGTGGTTGGGCCCCACAAGTGGAGGTCCTGGCCCACAAAGCGACCGGAGGGTTCGTGTCGCACTGTGGATGGAACTCCATATCAGAGAGCTTGTGGCATGGTGTGCCTATTGTGACATGGCCTCTGTATGCAGAGCAGCAGATTAATGCCTTTCAGATGGTGAAGGATTTGGGGTTGGCCGTGGAGCTGAGATTGGACTACAGAACAGACGGTGGTAATCATTTTGTGGTGGCAGATGAGATTGAGAAGGCTGTGAGGTGTGTGATGGACGGTGATGGTGCGGTGAGGAAGAGGGTTGAGGAGATGAGTGAAGTGTGTAGGAAGGCTGTTGGCGATGGTGGATCTTCCTCTACTTCGTTTCAACATTTGATTAAGGTTATGTTGGCACGCCTTGACAATAAGGAGGAATGA